A region from the Phycisphaerae bacterium genome encodes:
- a CDS encoding flagellar FliJ family protein has protein sequence MPRRFKFRFATMLKIRRQREDEQKRIVAERLRQIRQTRDHRLVLQRQIEDEVDAIRHSQTGGAIDIQQVMRHRHWLSHLHKGVLEADARLRFLEARLAQERVVLAEAVKQRKILEKLKERQWQRHLREQGVLEVKEGDELAAVRYVFGRDADAELLRT, from the coding sequence ATGCCCAGACGATTCAAATTCCGGTTCGCGACCATGCTCAAGATCCGCCGCCAGCGCGAGGATGAGCAGAAACGCATCGTGGCCGAACGGTTACGCCAGATCCGCCAGACGCGAGACCATCGTCTGGTCCTCCAACGACAGATCGAGGACGAGGTCGACGCCATCCGCCACAGCCAGACCGGCGGGGCAATCGATATTCAACAGGTCATGAGGCACCGCCATTGGCTGAGCCACCTTCATAAGGGCGTCTTGGAAGCCGACGCCCGCTTGCGCTTCCTGGAGGCCCGGCTGGCACAGGAACGCGTGGTTCTGGCCGAGGCGGTCAAGCAGAGGAAGATTCTGGAAAAACTGAAGGAGCGTCAATGGCAACGGCACCTCCGCGAGCAAGGTGTTCTCGAAGTGAAGGAAGGCGACGAGTTGGCCGCCGTTCGATACGTGTTCGGCCGCGACGCCGATGCCGAACTGCTGCGGACCTGA